The window GCCGTCGGTCTCGGGGCTTTCTTCGGCGAGGGGCTGGAAAACGATCTCAGCGGCGACTTTCTCCTTGATGACCTCCTCGCAGGCCTGGTCGCCACACCACGGCACCTTCACGTAGCCGCCGTGGCGACCGATCGTTCCCATGATATCCTCGGGGCTGTCGGCCGTCCGAACGTTCGACTCGAGTGTTTCCTCGGCCGCATCGTAGAGCTTCTCGTAGATCGTATCGAGGTGTTCGTCGACGGTGTCGTCGATCCCCTCGCGGTCGGCGACCAGCTTTTCGTTGTCCGGCCGGTGAACCAGCGTGACCTCGCCGTCCTGTGCCTCGTTCGGCCCGATCTCGAGCCGCAGAGGGACGCCCTCGAGTTCGTGCTCGTTGAACTTGAAGCCGGGATTGCGCTCGTCCCGGTCGTCGAGTTCGACGCGGAAGCCGGCGGCCTCGAGTTCGTCGGCGATGTCACCGGCGTAGCCGAGTACCTCGTCCTGGGTGTCGGCCTGCCAGATAGGGACGATCACGACCTGCGTGGGCGCGACCGTGGGTGGGAGCACCAGCCCCTGGTCGTCCGAGTGGGTCATGATGAGCGCGCCCAGTGCGCGCCAGGACAGTCCCCAGGAGGTCGTGTACGCCGTCTGCTCGTTCTCGTCCTCGTCGGCGAAGGTGATGTCGAACGCCTCGGCGAAACTCTGGCCGAGGTGGTGGCTCGTCCCGCCCTGGACGGACTTGCCGTCGGGCATCAGACACTCGACGGTCGTCGTCGTATCCGCGCCGGGGAACTTGTCGTGTTCGGGCTTCTTCCCTTTCAGGACGGGAATCGCGAGAACGTCCTCGTACACCCGCGCGTACTGCTCGAGACGTGTCCAG of the Natronosalvus vescus genome contains:
- the proS gene encoding proline--tRNA ligase; amino-acid sequence: MSEESQELGITESKSHRPGEWYAEVVKKAGLADYAPMGGFIVTKPRGYALWESIQDALDGWFKETGVTNAYFPIFIPESYLEREKDIVEGFDPEVAWVTQGGHTELEERLAVRPTSESIIAPFMAEWTRSHRDLPMRLNQWCSVVRWEATDTKPFFRTKEFLWQEGHTAHETDQEAWEEVWTRLEQYARVYEDVLAIPVLKGKKPEHDKFPGADTTTTVECLMPDGKSVQGGTSHHLGQSFAEAFDITFADEDENEQTAYTTSWGLSWRALGALIMTHSDDQGLVLPPTVAPTQVVIVPIWQADTQDEVLGYAGDIADELEAAGFRVELDDRDERNPGFKFNEHELEGVPLRLEIGPNEAQDGEVTLVHRPDNEKLVADREGIDDTVDEHLDTIYEKLYDAAEETLESNVRTADSPEDIMGTIGRHGGYVKVPWCGDQACEEVIKEKVAAEIVFQPLAEESPETDGEPVAPDDEDATCTICGEHADQLAYFARTY